Proteins encoded by one window of Desulfomonilia bacterium:
- a CDS encoding DNA methylase: DRMVAFHVQRGVTVPLSATEFYSGLVQRLSERDGMYFLPEQVAEYDKKRITVREVLQLQLFVTDESSAIQWLKQQIVKKPQTFQELQPQFMRETQGGWQKYEKPLELSELLEQNFLRYDGKGEVPNQIHSYLSTNFKELRNLPKDDESLRAKGKDRWYVPDPNKAGDLEKLRERSLLKEFEDYRTSSQKRLKVFRLEAIRAGFKKAWQERDYATIITVARKIPENVLQEDPKLLMWYDQALTRSGEE; the protein is encoded by the coding sequence GACCGGATGGTGGCTTTTCACGTCCAGCGGGGCGTGACTGTGCCGCTATCCGCTACGGAGTTCTATTCCGGTTTGGTCCAACGGCTCTCAGAACGAGACGGGATGTACTTCCTTCCCGAGCAGGTGGCCGAGTACGATAAAAAGCGCATAACCGTCCGGGAAGTTCTACAACTCCAGCTTTTCGTCACGGACGAGTCATCAGCCATCCAATGGCTCAAGCAGCAGATCGTTAAAAAGCCCCAGACCTTTCAGGAACTTCAGCCGCAGTTCATGCGAGAGACCCAAGGAGGTTGGCAGAAGTATGAGAAGCCGCTGGAGCTGTCGGAACTGTTGGAGCAGAACTTCCTCCGTTACGACGGCAAGGGGGAAGTGCCGAACCAAATTCACAGCTACCTCTCCACGAATTTCAAGGAGCTACGGAACCTGCCCAAGGACGACGAGAGCCTGCGCGCCAAGGGCAAAGACCGCTGGTATGTGCCCGACCCCAACAAGGCCGGCGACCTGGAGAAGCTGCGCGAGCGGTCTCTGCTCAAGGAGTTCGAAGACTATCGCACTTCAAGCCAGAAGCGCCTGAAGGTGTTCCGCCTCGAGGCGATCCGCGCAGGCTTCAAGAAGGCGTGGCAGGAGCGCGACTACGCCACGATCATCACCGTGGCCCGCAAGATTCCCGAGAACGTCCTCCAGGAAGACCCCAAGCTCCTCATGTGGTACGACCAGGCGTTGACACGAAGCGGAGAAGAATGA
- a CDS encoding GxxExxY protein, with protein MIHEGHEGARRMTELILKDEVFAIVGAAIEVHRELGPGFLEAVYQEAFEMELRDRGIPFEAQKLLRVSYKGKMLNKEYCADLICYGQIIVELKALDRLSGNEEAQILNYLKATGLRVGVLINFGSHGKLEWKRFIH; from the coding sequence ATGATCCACGAAGGGCACGAAGGGGCACGAAGAATGACAGAGTTGATTTTGAAAGATGAAGTCTTTGCCATCGTGGGCGCGGCTATTGAGGTGCATCGGGAGCTTGGGCCGGGGTTTCTGGAGGCGGTTTATCAGGAAGCATTCGAGATGGAATTGCGAGATCGCGGCATTCCGTTCGAGGCACAGAAGCTGCTGAGGGTTTCTTACAAGGGCAAGATGCTGAACAAGGAATACTGCGCGGACCTGATCTGCTATGGGCAAATCATTGTCGAGCTTAAAGCGCTTGACCGGCTTTCGGGGAATGAAGAAGCGCAGATTCTCAATTATCTCAAGGCGACTGGATTGAGAGTCGGTGTCCTCATCAATTTTGGCAGTCACGGCAAGCTGGAATGGAAGCGATTTATCCACTAA